AAAAGGTTGCATGCTTGCAACATATTTTTAGGAATAGATTATGTGAAACGATACTTGATCGGTAACTACATCCAACTCTTTAGCAACAAAAATTCAATAAAAACGCCACAAGGCATAAACCAAAAAGTTTTATAAAAACACGTCATAAACCAAATTATTTTAGCAACATTCGGGAAGCCTTTAACCAAAGAAGTTGGGGGGTTCAACACTTTAACCCATTGTGCAAAAATTCGTGAATTGGTAGGTTTTGGGTGTTAATTGCCATTTAAAAAAAAACAGTGCCGAGATGTAACATAACCAGCTCTTTAGATCTGCAGATAAACTCTTTAAGCTAAGGTAATGGTAATGCATTGGTTTCGGTAAATGTCTAAGATAGCCAACTGCCAAGGGATAGTATTACCACTCCAAGAATTTAAAACCTCAAGCAAACATCCAGGTCCATTAAAAGACATTTGAAATATAACAAAAAACACCATTGGACATTAAATGTCAACCATAACACATAAATAACCTACAAAAGTTATCAAACCCATAAAATGGTAATCCAAGACAGCGTTGTGCAACAGATTGTAGCAGACCAAAACAGTTACAGCCTCCTTCCTCTTCTACCACCCTTTCGACGAGTGCTGTCAGTTGGGATAGGTGTTACATCCTCTGCAACCATAAATAACATTTATATTGTTAAATCCAGCAGATAAATATGAATCAACATAAACGTGAACCAAAGCTTTTGAGAAACTAAATGAATCAACATAAACAATGACACCAAATGAAAATATAGTATCATACCAATACGACCAATCTTCATCCCAGAACGAGCAAGAGCTCTGAGAGCAGACTGGGCACCTGGACCAGGTGTCTTAGTCTTATTCCCACCAGTTGCACGCAACTTGATGTGGAGAGCATTGATACCAAGCTCCTGCAATAATAACAGAACACATTATCAAAAAGCTAGAAAAAATATAAGCAACCAGGATACTTTTGACCAGATAGTATGAAAGTTGGATTCATGTCATGCAAATTACTAGATAAAATTTCCAACTTCTTGATAAATCAAAATtttgcaaaatatatcaaacacttGGAAACCTTGCATCGCTGGGAAACATCTTGGGCAGCAAGCATAGCTGCATAGGGAGATGATTCATCTCTATCAGCTTTGACCTTCATCCCACCTATTGAATAGATGGAATAAAATGTTAACGATAGATATAGAGATTAACAACAAATGACCATACTAAATTCAAATCATTGATTGAACACTAGGATAAATCTGTGATTCAAAACATTGAACTATGACCTGAAGACAGTTTAGTAGTAAATTGTTAAGCTTTAACATAATAAAGTAAAAGTGCTAATGAAAGTTAAGAGCGTACTCTTTCATAAAAAATgtagctttgaaacatcaacagttTTAGATATCTTACCAGTAATCCGAACCATTGTTTCACGTCCAGAAATGTCAGTGACATGCTGCAGTTAAATGTAAATATAAAAGGTTATATAGGAATAGGAATAGGAATAGGAATACAATACAAAACATCATGTTAAAAGGATAACAAACACTTTTTAACTTACAATGAAGGTATCGTTGAATGAAGCAAAGATGTGTGCGACACCAAATACAAGCTCTCCCTCACGCGTAGCTGGTCCAAGAGTCACATTCTCTTCCTTAGGCTCTCTAACTTTTCTCTTCGACTGTAACACGATAAAAAGTAATACAATCAATAACAGTAAACAATGTTTAGTAGTTAAAATGTTATCAGAGATAATGTATCAATAGCAACCTCaaaaaacaaaaatacaaaatacacCTGACCCTAACATGTTAGTTACATAGCATGATTAGTTACTGAAAATTGGGGCACACAATAAGCCTAATGTACGTAAATTTTACAACATATATTCTTAGTTCAACTATTAACAAAATACATTGATAATTATGGTACGAATCATTAGAAACAAACGATACACAATTCGTGCTGCACAACCTAATACATAAAAAATTACTGTAAAAATTAAAAACTAATCTTTGATTTATATAACATTTATACTGTATCAACTAAGATAAATCAACTCAGCTCataaacaattattattattattattaattacaattacaataatttGAAACATCGGATAAAATAACGT
The window above is part of the Rutidosis leptorrhynchoides isolate AG116_Rl617_1_P2 chromosome 1, CSIRO_AGI_Rlap_v1, whole genome shotgun sequence genome. Proteins encoded here:
- the LOC139862034 gene encoding small ribosomal subunit protein uS11x; translated protein: MSKRKVREPKEENVTLGPATREGELVFGVAHIFASFNDTFIHVTDISGRETMVRITGGMKVKADRDESSPYAAMLAAQDVSQRCKELGINALHIKLRATGGNKTKTPGPGAQSALRALARSGMKIGRIEDVTPIPTDSTRRKGGRRGRRL